From the Babylonia areolata isolate BAREFJ2019XMU chromosome 33, ASM4173473v1, whole genome shotgun sequence genome, one window contains:
- the LOC143277099 gene encoding uncharacterized protein LOC143277099 yields MKNFPEGEHSTATTTDPSPSPSPSTTHAASSTPSPTSTSTSTSLHWPRPASPPSALPLPDTPRTPGSSSSSSSSSFPSVFTTPSMSTPSTPSLCPSSSSHPSLMRPRSAPERERDPEPEPAPAFFCRPSVYRTTPCAHGHPLLTPTTKDPTHVAPSHAARRPGDRDPFTLTHTTPNTNSTTVTTAPKDPTTEVTFRRQVGGMTFNLAVTLTLLLSVGVFLLALVLPSGWLTFWELGADGRWLRVRQGLWRSCKEVGEGGGESCGAISPSPGDSLAAQVLFVLSLGLYFPGVWITCSPVSRRRFQTRSIAVSTASRVLGGLLGLCGCINFKDEQSNIELEPGKRNANLGEAWYIVTACHVIIVVITLVQYFHHFVLPLLCPAHCEATNNDDDDDGDSDGTGYGFGRLLSSAATSQRRSLSGAISLRTASSAINDVQPSSSAVSDVQPPSCAVNNDVQDSSSAVDDVPQLSSSAVKDPRSLSSGANEPQPSQGADRDPSSPSAGAGCDLDYDVDLALASPPGPGTGTDDDGDQSSSVFGTIRSSSRGAGRPLSTGGEADRSSSGSSADRLLPSRVRGLQQLSSYGAVSRTAWTSRGESSTSSTDNSTDFERMETSYI; encoded by the exons ATGAAGAACTTTCCTGAAGGGGAACATTCCACCGCTACAACAacagacccctccccctccccctccccctccaccactcatgCCGCTTCCTCcacgccctcccccacctccacctccacctccacctcgctGCATTGGCCACGCCCCGCGTCACCGCCCTCCGCGCTTCCCCTACCCGACACGCCCCGCACACCCgggtcttcttcgtcgtcgtcgtcctcctccttcccctccgtGTTCACCACCCCTTCCATGTCCACCCCTTCAACGCCCTcactctgcccctcctcctcctcccacccgtcCCTCATGCGCCCGCGCTCCGCACCCGAGCGCGAGCGCGATCCCGAACCCGAACCCGCGCCCGCCTTTTTCTGCCGACCCTCTGt ATACCGCACCACCCCCTGTGCCCACggccaccccctcctcacccccaccaccaaggATCCCACCCACGTCGCTCCCTCGCACGCTGCCCGCCGTCCTGGAGACCGCgaccccttcaccctcacccacaccacccccaacaccaacagcaccaccgtCACTACTGCCCCCAAGGATCCCACCACGGAA GTGACCTTCAGGCGACAGGTCGGGGGCATGACCTTCAACCTGGCCGTGACCTTGACCCTGCTGCTCAGCGTCGGCGTGTTCCTGCTGGCGCTCGTGTTGCCCAGCGGCTGGCTGACCTTCTGGGAGCTGGGGGCAGATGGGAGGTGGCTGCGCGTGAGGCAAGGGTTGTGGAGGTCCTgcaaggaggtgggggaagggggtggtgagagCTGTGGCGCCATCTCTCCGTCACCGG gggatagTCTGGCAGCGCAGGTCCTGTTCGTTCTGTCCCTGGGTCTGTATTTCCCGGGGGTCTGGATTACGTGTTCACCGGTGTCCAGGCGCCGTTTTCAGACTCGGTCCATCGCCGTCAGCACAGCAAGCAGAGTCctgggag GTCTTCTTGGTCTCTGTGGCTGCATCAACTTCAAAGACGAGCAAAGCAACATAGAGCTGGAGCCCGGCAAGCGGAACGCCAACCTGGGCGAGGCGTGGTACATCGTCACTGCCTGCcacgtcatcattgtcgtcatcacgcTCGTGCAGTACTTCCATCACTTCGTCCTGCCACTGCTCTGCCCCGCCCATTGTGAGGCcaccaacaacgacgacgacgatgatggtgacagcGACGGGACTGGTTACGGTTTTGGTAGGTTGTTGTCTAGCGCTGCTACCAGCCAGCGAAGGTCGCTCTCCGGAGCTATCAGCCTTCGCACGGCGTCCTCTGCCATTAATGACGTTCAACCGTCGTCGTCTGCAGTCAGTGACGTACAGCCCCCATCCTGCGCAGTTAATAATGACGTCCAGGATTCGTCATCTGCAGTTGATGACGTCCCTCAGCTGTCGTCCTCTGCAGTAAAAGATCCCCGGTCCTTGTCCTCTGGAGCCAACGAACCCCAGCCCTCTCAAGGAGCGGACCGCGATCCGTCCTCGCCCTCCGCTGGGGCTGGTTGTGACCTTGACTATGACGTTGACCTTGCCCTTGCCTCACCCCCTGGACCCGGAACCGGAACCGACGATGACGGCGACCAATCGTCGTCCGTGTTCGGTACAATCCGATCCTCATCCCGCGGTGCCGGTCGTCCTCTCTCCACCGGCGGTGAAGCAGACCGATCATCCTCAGGGTCCAGCGCCGACCGGCTCTTGCCGTCCCGAGTTCGCGGTCTTCAGCAGCTGTCGTCGTACGGAGCGGTGTCCAGGACAGCGTGGACGTCAAGAGGAGAGTCTTCCACCTCCA